From a single Methanofollis sp. W23 genomic region:
- a CDS encoding proteasome-activating nucleotidase, protein MGDSGCDPTDLQNNEELCKCLLERISSLENRNLELRERMRQMESEKRYVETQKIRYEREMRKLRSEIEQLRSPPLVVGEIIDIIDNNRVIVRSSAGPRFLVRVSQFIEPKDLKAGSRCTLNQQSLALIEVLPQNYDPQVYGMEVEERPDAIYSDIGGLENEIREVKEAVELPLKRPDLFEKVGITPPKGVLLYGPPGTGKTLLARAVAHETNAYFLRVVGSELVQKYIGEGARLVRELFELAKDKAPTIIFIDEIDAVGAHRTESITSGDREVQRTLMQLLAGMDGFDVRGDVKIIGATNRIDILDPALLRPGRFDRIIEIPLPDPEGRLSILKIHTNGMNLGSDIDLVEVARITEGRNGADLHAICMEAGMFAIRDERTEVRQDDFIRAMQKVSSGYVRPPIKNTFGEMFA, encoded by the coding sequence CGAACTGAGGGAGCGTATGCGTCAGATGGAGTCGGAAAAGCGCTATGTCGAGACGCAGAAGATTCGCTACGAGCGCGAGATGCGCAAGCTCCGGAGCGAGATAGAACAGCTCAGGAGCCCTCCTCTTGTCGTCGGGGAGATCATCGATATCATCGATAACAACCGGGTCATCGTCAGGAGTAGCGCAGGGCCGCGTTTCCTGGTCAGGGTCTCACAGTTCATCGAGCCCAAGGACCTCAAGGCCGGGAGCCGGTGTACCCTGAACCAGCAGTCGCTGGCGCTGATCGAGGTGCTGCCGCAGAACTACGACCCGCAGGTCTATGGGATGGAAGTAGAAGAGCGGCCCGACGCGATCTATTCTGATATCGGCGGGCTTGAGAACGAGATCAGAGAGGTGAAGGAGGCGGTGGAGCTCCCGCTCAAGAGGCCAGACCTCTTCGAGAAGGTGGGGATCACCCCGCCGAAGGGCGTGCTCCTCTATGGGCCGCCAGGCACCGGCAAGACCCTGCTGGCGCGTGCGGTGGCGCATGAGACGAACGCCTACTTCCTCAGGGTGGTCGGGTCCGAACTGGTGCAGAAGTACATCGGGGAAGGCGCGCGGCTGGTCCGCGAGCTCTTCGAGCTTGCAAAGGACAAGGCGCCGACGATCATCTTCATCGACGAGATCGATGCGGTGGGGGCGCACAGGACCGAGTCGATCACCTCGGGCGACCGCGAGGTTCAGCGGACCCTGATGCAGTTGCTCGCCGGGATGGACGGGTTTGACGTACGAGGCGACGTGAAGATCATCGGGGCGACGAACCGGATCGATATTCTCGACCCCGCCCTGTTGCGGCCAGGACGGTTTGACCGGATCATCGAGATCCCCCTGCCTGACCCTGAGGGGCGTCTCTCGATCCTGAAGATCCATACAAACGGGATGAACCTCGGGTCTGACATCGACCTCGTGGAGGTCGCCAGGATCACGGAGGGACGGAATGGCGCCGACCTGCATGCGATCTGCATGGAAGCCGGGATGTTTGCCATCAGGGACGAGCGGACCGAGGTACGCCAGGACGACTTTATCCGTGCGATGCAGAAGGTCTCTTCGGGTTATGTCCGTCCGCCCATCAAGAATACGTTCGGCGAGATGTTCGCCTGA
- a CDS encoding small multi-drug export protein — MHRLIRFLVQVSRALSYVLVFSLGVPIFLDLALGLQGAPLLGLVTSSFLFQAAAAAVGVSLGLHPGLILLVMTSFALGMVLAIFQVCDTSSEQSERVNRWIQGIGEKAKKITVLDKYGVYSLIFISWLPGLGLYACPVIAWIFGWERKAAVLFILLGWFLASLAVLLTSLGLVKIVF; from the coding sequence ATGCACCGACTCATCAGGTTCCTGGTCCAGGTCTCACGGGCGCTTTCATATGTCCTCGTCTTCTCTCTTGGCGTCCCGATTTTCCTCGACCTCGCGCTCGGCCTCCAGGGTGCCCCGCTCCTCGGACTGGTCACCTCGAGTTTTCTCTTCCAGGCCGCGGCCGCCGCCGTCGGGGTCTCGCTCGGGCTCCACCCGGGCCTCATCCTCCTGGTCATGACCTCCTTCGCCCTCGGGATGGTGCTTGCGATCTTCCAGGTCTGCGACACCTCCTCAGAACAGTCAGAGCGGGTCAACCGGTGGATCCAGGGGATCGGCGAGAAGGCGAAGAAGATCACGGTCCTGGATAAATATGGGGTTTACTCACTCATCTTCATCTCCTGGCTCCCTGGCCTCGGGCTGTACGCCTGCCCGGTCATCGCCTGGATCTTCGGGTGGGAGCGGAAGGCTGCGGTGCTCTTCATCCTCCTCGGGTGGTTCCTCGCCTCGCTTGCCGTACTTCTCACCTCCCTCGGGCTTGTCAAGATCGTCTTCTGA
- a CDS encoding HdeD family acid-resistance protein, whose amino-acid sequence MEETGAPVIYEDFQLPWWAVVLEGIAALVIGVLLLTTPGITMVVIVQFLGILWLFGGVLALIGAVSIRENRGWNILSAVLGILAGIVILLYPIYAPFVLLTFLIIVLGIWGIVYGITRLVWAMQGGGVGTGVLGLLSLIFGVILIINPLIGAVTLPFIFGAFAIVGGIAAIVAGIRAK is encoded by the coding sequence ATGGAAGAAACCGGTGCCCCGGTCATATACGAAGACTTTCAACTGCCATGGTGGGCCGTGGTGCTCGAGGGGATCGCGGCCCTTGTCATCGGGGTCCTCCTCCTGACCACTCCAGGGATCACGATGGTCGTGATCGTCCAGTTCCTCGGGATCCTATGGCTCTTTGGAGGAGTCCTCGCGCTCATCGGCGCGGTATCGATCCGTGAAAATAGGGGATGGAACATCCTCTCGGCGGTCCTCGGGATCCTTGCCGGGATCGTGATCCTGCTCTACCCTATCTATGCCCCGTTCGTGCTCCTGACCTTTCTGATCATCGTGCTCGGGATCTGGGGGATCGTATACGGGATCACCAGACTTGTCTGGGCCATGCAGGGCGGGGGTGTCGGGACCGGGGTCCTCGGGCTCCTGAGCCTGATCTTCGGGGTGATCCTCATTATCAACCCGCTCATCGGCGCCGTCACGCTCCCGTTCATCTTCGGGGCCTTTGCGATCGTCGGCGGGATCGCGGCGATCGTGGCCGGGATCAGGGCGAAGTGA